The following DNA comes from Candidatus Neomarinimicrobiota bacterium.
TATACCACCAATTAATCTTTCTTTTATATTCTTTTCATTAAAAAATATCCAGCCAAACAGGATGGCAAAAAGAAGTGAGAAGCGTTTTAAAGAAATCATGTATGCAACCTGAATTTTTGAAATAGCTATAAAGTGAGTGATAGCCATTATCGCCATAAAAATTCCAATCATAATGTAGCTTTTGCTTCTTTTTAATATTTTTATATTCTTTTTTTTCGCCTCCATTATCGCAATTGGGGTAAAGAATATAGCAAGTAATGTAAAATAAAATGTCGACATAATAATAGCGTTGGAGTGTTGAATAGCTAGTTTCCCCAAGGTACCGGTAATTGAATATATTATTGCTACTAAAAACATTAGGAGTGAACCTTTATTCTTAAATATCGCTTTAAATGGTTCTAAAAAGCCATATCTAGCTCTATCAAGCTGGAGTATGTAAGTCCCCAGTGATACAAGAATCACACCGATGATCCCGTTGACAGAAAGAGTTTCGCCAAGAATTATTCTGGGTAGAAATAGTAAAAATATAGGTGTTAGTCCGAGATAGGGGACCGTAAGAGACAGAGGTGCCACTTTTATAGCATACATATACATATATGTTGATAGTAAATCCATGGCTACGCACAGAATAATAGCGATCCAGAAGGTTAGATCGAGTGATGGTATTTTGGTAAAGAAGAGTGTAGGGAGTAAAAAGGGTAAAGCAAATGCCTCACGTACCCATGCTATGATCAATGGTGATGAGAATTGAGATTCTTTCTTTGATACTGTGTCGGCAGCAGCAAAAAATAAACCTGATGTGATTGATAATATGTACCAGATCATAACTATACCATAAAACAGAGATGAAAAATAAGTTTTAAACGTTATAAATCAAAATAAAAAAGAAAAGGGAAGCCTTATTATTGGGCTTGGGCTTCCCTTTCTCGGGGTGGGGGTAGAAGCTAAAAATTTATCAGGTAACTTAGTTTTAGCATTATAGTATTAAATGGTGCTGCTTTTCTCAAAGATTTTAATTCTCTATCAAAATCAAATATCCCGAAACTATCGTAAGAATCAATATTCTGAGACCAAACTATGTAAAGAAGCGAGCCAGGTGAGTATTCCCATCGTATTACAAAGTTT
Coding sequences within:
- a CDS encoding DMT family transporter; this translates as MIWYILSITSGLFFAAADTVSKKESQFSSPLIIAWVREAFALPFLLPTLFFTKIPSLDLTFWIAIILCVAMDLLSTYMYMYAIKVAPLSLTVPYLGLTPIFLLFLPRIILGETLSVNGIIGVILVSLGTYILQLDRARYGFLEPFKAIFKNKGSLLMFLVAIIYSITGTLGKLAIQHSNAIIMSTFYFTLLAIFFTPIAIMEAKKKNIKILKRSKSYIMIGIFMAIMAITHFIAISKIQVAYMISLKRFSLLFAILFGWIFFNEKNIKERLIGGIIILTGGLLITLF